One stretch of Macrotis lagotis isolate mMagLag1 chromosome 7, bilby.v1.9.chrom.fasta, whole genome shotgun sequence DNA includes these proteins:
- the LOC141494046 gene encoding zinc finger protein 804B-like: protein MSLSGGKVINNPRGHLEKMISNTIPIRTKVLKDKNDTNDRILQDSISIHSSMSKSHIHLSGLDFNSSFREKEHGKEINEIEDSPKGHSYHLYQTNTFCTSQNTYKHSEYRLFECLDEFPSLTGQEHSVKLNTNSRMDNRIKPIEEAGTAQKNVETLVKDALIHGEESKALPFLHVLSKDGSTNLQWPTELLLFTKTKPCLSYGCNPLYFDFKHSRNTKGTDKQKEENAECCMEPSGTKTEKESQVSGLIKDKQITIQEDNQSLKPKKMKCNLDEKCPLKNYQSGLNNSEPNMKEQEHNANDLSEKNPKVPAYLDVSKKDCIIERHACERESMGTLKNHWQGCQRVALNDATRVKCFSPCVSRTKKHKSATWDTHLNYKGGNQDPWTFNSSLVECSSDASGDGKDFHGSMNELHLQEIRESSNVKGMEVLKGVGNPPLQKSSLDRQSSSSDISLYSTSSPESTCSSHRSSENSRDALLYLCRKECHPKEWHKEWSRKHNFLLWSNDDERTSHFPSKSQRGGNCKFWSGFKNEKQSKYRYTHNRDKSREGKIRYLCLGPKASKPIGDASTQSCFTRHSRSSDRSSESPGIWNRNSDSFLREKISYPNKGGEIQEDVENPHGSNLGKIKLVQYNSDLMKLVTERWRQWDFKDPRVAHFRQRENITGSLEIFRRRVP from the coding sequence ATGTCACTCAGTGGAGGGAAAGTAATAAATAATCCCCGAGGTCATCTAGAAAAAATGATCTCCAACACTATTCCTATAAGAACTAAAGTTTTAAAGGACAAAAATGACACCAATGATAGGATACTACAAGACTCCATCAGCATCCATTCTTCCATGTCCAAATCTCATATTCATCTTTCTGGTTTagattttaattcttcatttagagaaaaagaacatggaaaagaaattaatgagaTTGAGGACTCTCCAAAAGGCCATAGCTATCATCTGTACCAAACAAATACATTTTGCACATCACAGAATACATATAAGCACAGTGAATATAGGTTATTTGAATGTTTGGATGAGTTTCCATCACTAACAGGACAAgaacattcagttaagttaaatACCAACTCCAGAATGGACAACAGAATAAAACCTATTGAAGAAGCAGGGACAGCTCAAAAAAATGTAGAAACACTTGTAAAAGATGCATTGATCCATGGGGAAGAATCCAAAGCATTGCCTTTCCTCCATGTGCTCAGTAAAGATGGCAGTACCAACCTCCAGTGGCCCACAGAACTTCTgttatttacaaaaacaaaaccctgccTCTCTTATGGATGCAACCCATTGTATTTTGATTTCAAACATTCTAGAAACACAAAAGGAACAGataaacagaaagaagagaatgcaGAATGTTGTATGGAGCCTTCTGggacaaagacagaaaaggagagcCAAGTTTCAGGTTTAATCAAAGACAAACAAATAACAATACAAGAAGATAATCAGTCACTGAAACCAAAGAAGATGAAATGTAATCTAGATGAGAAATGTCCCCTGAAAAATTATCAATCTGGCCTCAATAACTCTGAGCCAAATATGAAAGAACAGGAACATAATGCAAATgatttaagtgaaaaaaatcctaaagtgCCTGCTTATCTTGATGTCTCTAAAAAGGATTGTATAATAGAGAGGCATGCGTGTGAAAGAGAATCTATGGGAACTTTGAAGAACCATTGGCAAGGTTGCCAAAGGGTAGCCCTGAATGATGCTACTAGGGTCAAGTGCTTTTCTCCCTGTGTTTCTAGGACTAAAAAACATAAATCTGCTACATGGGATACTCATTTGAATTACAAAGGTGGAAACCAAGACCCTTGGACATTCAATTCCAGTCTAGTAGAATGCAGCAGTGATGCAAGTGGTGATGGGAAGGACTTTCATGGAAGTATGAATGAACTTCACCTTCAGGAAATCAGAGAATCTTCAAATGTAAAAGGAATGGAAGTTCTGAAAGGTGTTGGAAATCCTCCTCTCCAAAAATCCTCACTGGACCGACAATCCAGTTCTTCTGATATCTCCCTTTATAGCACAAGCAGCCCAGAAAGCACTTGTTCAAGTCACAGGTCCAGTGAAAACAGTAGAGATGCTTTGCTTTATTTGTGTAGAAAGGAATGCCACCCCAAGGAATGGCACAAAGAATGGTCTAGGAAGCACAACTTTCTTCTCTGGTCCAATGACGATGAGAGAACTAGCCATTTCCCATCAAAAAGTCAGAGAGGGGGAAACTGCAAATTCTGGAGTgggtttaaaaatgaaaaacaatcaaaatacAGGTATACTCACAACAGGGATAAGTCAAGGGAGGGCAAGATTAGATACCTATGTCTAGGTCCTAAGGCCAGTAAGCCTATTGGGGACGCTAGCACTCAAAGTTGTTTCACAAGGCATTCTAGGAGTAGTGACAGATCCTCTGAAAGTCCAGGAATTTGGAACAGAAATTCAGATTCTTTCTTAAGAGAGAAAATCAGTTATCCAAACAAAGGTGGTGAGATTCAGGAGGACGTGGAAAACCCTCATGGTTCcaaccttggaaaaataaagCTTGTACAATATAATTCTGACCTAATGAAACTGGtcacagagagatggagacagtgGGATTTCAAGGACCCCAGGGTTGCACATTTCAGACAGAGAGAAAACATCACTGGCAGCCTTGAGATTTTTAGAAGGAGAGTACCCTGA
- the LOC141494045 gene encoding LOW QUALITY PROTEIN: zinc finger protein 804B-like (The sequence of the model RefSeq protein was modified relative to this genomic sequence to represent the inferred CDS: inserted 1 base in 1 codon), translating into MEVEDPPKSHFVIKLPGTVQSPQAFPLLEETQNLCKVTRNNGSLIQRNAERDKDEGSQTKNDETLSENGDEKLSLKGILQRGADYQSPNIKMNTVPKELLNPSNSGTQPFIQISDPVPNTFPGALTSIRYSGVVNSTETKEEQKMLEKHDVSMDVNEVEGGINSYFESTMQKFGETEQEVYHKSISPPLTQPPITFTPDEIDKYRLLQLQAQQHMQKQFLSKHLKATGPPPFSSTTAMPSMPVHQHTSITTIHHTLLQHFAVSASMNPHGGHFPIAHLHPLSQTHFTPISFSPLTPAVIPTHPTFLAGHPLHLVPAPHIHPSHLALQPLPHAAFIPTLXRPHLNPVTASIIHLNPLIQPVFQGQDFCHHSCTGQIQPFNRVKEVLDVSAHLN; encoded by the exons ATGGAGGTTGAAGATCCCCCCAAAAGTCACTTTGTAATTAAGCTGCCAGGAACTGTACAGAGCCCACAAGCATTCCCTTTGTTGGAGGAAACACAGAATCTATGTAAAGTTACCAGAAATAATGGCAGTTTGATTCAAAGAAATGCTGAGAGAGACAAGGATGAAGGATCACAGACAAAGAACGATGAGACATTGTCAGAAAATGGTGATGAGAAACTGTCTTTAAAAGGTATACTTCAAAGAGGAGCAGATTATCAGTCCCCAAACATAAAAATGAACACAGTTCCAAAAGAACTATTGAACCCCTCAAATAGTGGAACTCAACCTTTTATACAAATTTCTGACCCAGTACCAAATACTTTCCCTGGTGCTCTGACATCTATTAGGTATTCTGGTGTTGTTAATTCAACAGAGaccaaagaggaacaaaaaatgTTAGAGAAACATGATGTTAGCATGGATGTGAATGAAGTAGAAGGAGGTATCAACTCTTACTTTGAGAGTACTATGCAGAAGTTTGGTGAAACAGAACAGGAAGTCTACCACAAATCCATCTCCCCTCCTTTAACACAGCCACCCATAACATTCACACCTGATGAAATAGATAAATACAGGCTACTTCAGCTACAAGCTCAGCAGCACATGCAGAAGCAGTTCCTTTCCAAACATCTGAAAGCCACAGgtccccctcccttctcctctacCACTGCGATGCCATCAATGCCAGTTCATCAGCACACGTCCATCACAACCATCCATCATACTCTTTTGCAACACTTTGCTGTCTCTGCTTCCATGAATCCTCATGGAGGTCACTTCCCTATAGCTCACCTGCATCCTCTCTCTCAAACACACTTTACCCCTATCTCATTCTCACCTCTGACTCCTGCTGTCATCCCTACGCACCCCACGTTCTTGGCTGGGCACCCCCTCCATCTAGTGCCTGCTCCCCACATTCACCCATCCCACTTAGCCCTCCAGCCATTGCCTCATGCTGCATTTATTCCGACTT TCAGACCTCACTTGAATCCAGTCACAGCTTCAATCATTCATCTGAATCCTCTAATTCAACCTGTGTTTCAAGGGCAAGACTTTTGTCATCATTCTTGCACTGGTCAAATACAGCCATTCAATAGAGTAAAAGAAGTGTTGGATGTTTCTGCTCACTTAAACTAA